One window of candidate division WOR-3 bacterium genomic DNA carries:
- a CDS encoding AsmA-like C-terminal region-containing protein, with translation MRKIIFIILSFFALIFILLLTIFFIIKSYLTPERIKEFTQKTLSDALKKDVKIEKVEPHISLRKIGISAKNIKVKEDEKRDFLDVEKIEFSLKILPLIFKRTLEIDAIYIKNPSVFLYQKEEVPVKKPEKEKEAQKIEIPVFFILKSLEIEKAKIEIVLLKGKRTIVYPFNLKISSKSITKNTFEFKGNGDVSLKDFEFVSPIKYSFNLNFDLTKDKLEIKNYDLKVKDINLNGKGEILKLLVGEPEYKISLESKNIPLTFVKEILKVKEIDLSGNLDVLINVSGNYKDIIPDIKGKIDGKSLYVKTPLRKVDFTKFLIEFKGKRGELNLDFASEKQKGNLNIEFSLLFPNEFSGKGKINGDLFEFTGKSLNYSLDFNAKGSAKGNLDISGKFYAGKNDLAFNLNSETKGKITVLKGFLNSNNLNLNEVLPEEKKTGEGKKETKKPELILPENVKIFMEGNIRNFVYKEDNLRDIKVEIEIDERGIRIKNLKGKVYGGEFEGNIEITKGSILVRSNLKGKNLEFSELLRNHKFYLGEIKGILNIETDSKFDLNDILGTLYASNTVIAFNGEFKKDPILDKIAEILNIEELKNLKFKNINLKIKIEKGFIDFPDFKIDASDYFLEPKGRASLKGDLDFDILFKFRGRGAELLRRYSALANYFTDKSGDFELFFKIKGTYKNPSISLNTQKFEEKIKEELKKKGKEKLEEGVKKGLEELKKRFGF, from the coding sequence ATGAGAAAAATTATATTTATAATTCTTTCCTTTTTTGCCTTAATTTTTATTTTACTTTTAACAATTTTCTTTATCATAAAAAGCTACCTTACACCTGAAAGAATAAAAGAATTCACCCAGAAAACTTTGAGCGATGCACTCAAAAAGGATGTGAAAATTGAAAAGGTGGAACCCCATATTTCCTTAAGAAAAATAGGTATAAGTGCAAAAAATATAAAAGTTAAGGAAGATGAAAAAAGAGATTTTCTTGATGTTGAAAAAATTGAATTTTCCTTAAAAATCCTTCCCCTTATTTTTAAAAGAACTCTTGAAATAGACGCAATTTATATCAAAAACCCCTCTGTATTTTTATATCAGAAAGAAGAAGTTCCTGTTAAAAAACCTGAAAAGGAAAAAGAAGCTCAAAAGATTGAAATTCCTGTATTTTTTATTCTTAAAAGTCTTGAAATTGAAAAAGCGAAAATAGAGATAGTACTTTTAAAGGGAAAAAGAACAATTGTTTACCCCTTTAATTTAAAAATTTCTTCAAAAAGTATCACAAAGAATACCTTTGAATTTAAGGGTAATGGTGATGTTTCTTTAAAGGATTTTGAATTTGTTTCTCCCATTAAATACTCTTTCAATCTGAATTTTGACTTAACAAAGGATAAACTGGAAATAAAAAATTACGATCTTAAGGTAAAAGATATAAATTTAAATGGAAAGGGTGAGATTTTAAAATTACTTGTAGGAGAGCCTGAATATAAAATATCCCTTGAATCAAAAAATATACCTCTTACATTTGTTAAAGAAATTTTAAAAGTTAAAGAAATTGATTTAAGTGGTAATCTTGATGTTTTAATCAATGTAAGTGGTAATTATAAAGATATAATTCCTGATATAAAAGGTAAAATTGATGGAAAATCCCTTTATGTAAAAACACCTTTAAGAAAAGTGGATTTTACGAAATTTTTGATAGAATTTAAGGGTAAAAGAGGTGAATTAAACTTAGACTTTGCTTCAGAAAAACAAAAGGGTAATTTAAATATTGAATTTTCCCTTTTATTTCCAAATGAATTTAGTGGAAAAGGAAAAATAAATGGGGACCTTTTTGAATTTACAGGCAAAAGTTTAAATTATTCTCTGGATTTCAATGCAAAAGGGAGTGCAAAGGGTAATTTAGATATTTCAGGGAAATTTTATGCAGGAAAAAATGATTTAGCCTTTAATTTAAATAGTGAAACAAAAGGTAAAATAACTGTTTTAAAAGGTTTTTTAAATTCAAACAATTTAAATTTAAATGAAGTTCTGCCAGAGGAGAAAAAAACTGGTGAGGGTAAAAAAGAAACAAAAAAGCCTGAACTTATTCTTCCTGAGAATGTAAAAATTTTTATGGAAGGAAATATAAGGAATTTTGTTTATAAGGAAGACAACTTAAGGGATATAAAAGTTGAGATTGAAATTGATGAAAGGGGTATAAGAATTAAAAATTTAAAGGGAAAAGTTTATGGAGGAGAATTTGAAGGTAATATTGAAATTACAAAGGGCAGTATATTAGTGAGGTCAAATTTGAAGGGTAAAAATTTAGAATTTTCGGAACTTTTGAGAAATCATAAGTTTTACCTCGGAGAAATAAAAGGTATTTTAAACATAGAAACGGATAGTAAGTTTGACCTCAATGATATTCTCGGGACTCTTTATGCTTCAAACACTGTAATTGCTTTTAATGGAGAATTTAAAAAGGACCCGATTCTTGATAAAATAGCAGAGATTTTAAATATAGAGGAATTAAAAAATTTAAAGTTTAAAAACATAAATTTAAAAATAAAAATAGAAAAAGGTTTTATAGATTTTCCTGATTTTAAAATAGATGCTTCTGATTACTTTTTAGAACCAAAAGGTAGAGCATCTTTGAAAGGAGACCTTGATTTTGATATTCTGTTTAAATTCAGGGGAAGGGGGGCAGAGCTTTTGAGAAGGTATTCAGCTCTTGCAAATTATTTTACAGATAAGTCAGGAGATTTTGAGCTTTTCTTTAAAATAAAGGGGACATATAAAAATCCTTCTATTTCTCTTAATACCCAAAAATTTGAAGAAAAAATAAAGGAAGAATTAAAGAAAAAAGGAAAGGAAAAACTTGAAGAGGGTGTTAAAAAGGGACTTGAAGAGTTAAAAAAGAGGTTTGGTTTTTAG